One Lacunisphaera limnophila DNA window includes the following coding sequences:
- a CDS encoding HAD family hydrolase, protein MQTSNQIRHLVWRFLSSLAERAFDRFREYFTLHFVLLSGVDKYRRKIYIHELYNQLDNHDGFIEPHFDTIVRGLDTVSHLSEHEDDKASRRLTAMAFMGALVGAFSTFALESASRGSWFSKYGPGMLILYYLFCVVGGLISLYTLLPKYNMGNTTSLKPRSTVFAPEIDRVTGANWVRPFMQNQRDQFREVVARQHLGEIKLISQITVWKMKLHTLAGYYFGFALMLFLVMTTVFGFEKMTPPPVLPPPVSEPIVTPSPEPIVKTVPNPIVIVFDADNTLWDTNSIYREAQLEMLSGVEALADHKVTGERLNYVRAIDQKIAESNPAGNRYPPWLLAECLYRGLMTEKKQEVDKLSEEVSACLQEIVATYLRRLNEKPRLLPQAKALLEKCAQKHAKLILLTESSLQRVHNLLLAHELTNFFHEVYSERNKQLVFGSIRESVDPILRQNCLFISVGDQLSSDLMPADKMGYKTVYIPAGFKKLNEDVSSFKPDYTFISLSGFMAHLDVIMPD, encoded by the coding sequence ATGCAAACTTCGAACCAGATTCGACATTTAGTCTGGCGCTTTCTAAGTAGCTTAGCAGAGCGGGCATTTGATAGGTTTCGTGAGTACTTCACTCTGCATTTCGTTTTGCTCAGTGGCGTCGATAAATACCGAAGAAAAATTTACATCCACGAACTTTACAACCAACTGGATAACCATGACGGATTCATCGAGCCACATTTCGATACTATCGTTCGTGGACTAGATACAGTATCTCATTTGTCCGAACATGAGGATGACAAAGCTTCGCGGCGCCTCACTGCTATGGCGTTTATGGGTGCGCTGGTGGGTGCATTTTCCACGTTCGCCCTTGAGTCGGCATCGCGAGGAAGTTGGTTTTCCAAGTATGGCCCAGGAATGTTGATCTTGTATTATCTCTTCTGCGTCGTGGGTGGGCTAATCTCTCTCTATACGCTGTTGCCCAAGTACAACATGGGTAATACTACATCGCTAAAGCCAAGGAGCACGGTTTTCGCCCCTGAGATTGATCGCGTAACGGGTGCGAATTGGGTGCGCCCATTCATGCAAAATCAGCGCGATCAGTTTCGGGAAGTCGTAGCGCGACAGCATCTAGGAGAGATTAAGCTGATCTCGCAAATCACGGTCTGGAAAATGAAGTTACACACGCTAGCTGGATACTATTTTGGCTTCGCCCTTATGCTTTTCCTCGTGATGACCACGGTATTCGGATTCGAAAAAATGACTCCGCCTCCCGTGCTCCCGCCTCCCGTGTCTGAACCTATCGTAACCCCCTCGCCCGAACCCATCGTGAAAACTGTACCCAATCCTATCGTAATCGTGTTTGATGCCGACAATACACTGTGGGATACCAATTCCATCTACCGCGAAGCACAGCTTGAGATGTTGTCCGGTGTCGAAGCGTTGGCGGATCATAAAGTGACCGGAGAACGCCTTAATTATGTCAGGGCAATCGATCAGAAAATCGCCGAATCAAATCCAGCGGGCAATCGCTATCCGCCATGGTTATTGGCGGAGTGCCTGTACCGAGGTTTAATGACGGAGAAGAAGCAAGAAGTAGATAAATTGTCTGAAGAAGTTAGCGCGTGCTTACAAGAGATCGTAGCAACGTACCTTCGGCGGTTGAATGAGAAGCCAAGGCTTTTGCCACAGGCTAAGGCATTGCTGGAGAAGTGCGCCCAAAAGCATGCAAAGTTGATTTTGCTCACAGAAAGTAGTCTGCAACGCGTGCATAATCTACTGCTGGCGCATGAATTGACTAACTTCTTTCATGAGGTCTATTCTGAAAGAAACAAGCAGTTGGTGTTTGGTTCGATTCGTGAATCTGTCGACCCGATATTGCGCCAAAACTGCCTGTTTATCTCTGTGGGCGATCAACTGTCTTCGGATCTAATGCCTGCTGACAAAATGGGGTATAAAACTGTGTATATTCCAGCGGGATTCAAAAAATTGAATGAGGACGTCAGTAGCTTCAAGCCCGACTACACATTCATATCGCTGAGCGGTTTTATGGCGCACCTAGATGTCATCATGCCTGACTGA
- a CDS encoding AAA family ATPase, giving the protein MSEIELERLNTTYGTPEIKQLREDVCFLLTHGLPAVKAAPKQIKSHTWSFRSDYELRMASYLFEKILQAKAADWDELQIKERSDYEYEHGIKTPIIKTGVVVAIIDDRIIRFEVLDGMGSTSITVSSGNHDISDLVELLTKALRHNNPLRGKLVQILMRGNSLDINICARPKSTFKDFVTNTTRRDELWENTVLQLQLGQNNGIICHGDPGTGKSLVCAAAANEAIAAGYSAAYLVGCVPFDEVDRVIRMYLAPAIIGLEDIDAFGEDRINGRPSYFADFLQFMNGITEREDPIVVIATTNHLELLDAAIKNRPVRFNRKYEFNKPTNPEISVMVDRWFGAKTIDHRLHKLCYDRGLTGAHIREIHRTAMTIAAKDKKELADVFATAVEVVSKHFITEWKPLGFASSTGKAGG; this is encoded by the coding sequence ATGAGTGAAATCGAACTAGAAAGACTCAATACCACCTATGGTACGCCGGAAATTAAGCAGCTTCGTGAGGATGTGTGCTTCCTACTAACCCATGGTTTGCCCGCGGTTAAGGCAGCCCCGAAGCAGATCAAGTCTCACACATGGTCATTTCGCAGTGATTATGAGCTGCGAATGGCCTCATATCTGTTCGAAAAAATCCTTCAGGCTAAAGCGGCTGATTGGGACGAATTGCAAATTAAGGAGAGAAGCGACTACGAATATGAGCACGGCATCAAGACTCCAATCATCAAGACGGGGGTAGTGGTCGCGATCATCGATGATCGGATCATTCGATTCGAGGTACTTGATGGTATGGGATCAACTTCCATCACTGTTTCGAGTGGCAACCACGACATCTCTGATCTTGTCGAGCTTCTGACCAAAGCCTTGCGCCACAACAATCCGCTCCGTGGTAAGCTAGTCCAGATACTCATGCGTGGTAATTCTTTGGATATTAATATCTGCGCCCGTCCTAAATCTACTTTCAAGGACTTCGTGACCAATACCACACGCCGTGACGAACTCTGGGAAAATACGGTTCTTCAGCTCCAGCTAGGCCAAAACAATGGGATCATCTGTCATGGCGATCCTGGGACCGGGAAATCCCTTGTCTGCGCGGCGGCCGCTAATGAGGCTATAGCGGCGGGCTATTCCGCAGCCTACCTCGTCGGCTGCGTTCCTTTTGATGAGGTCGACAGGGTTATCCGAATGTATTTGGCCCCTGCAATTATCGGTTTGGAGGACATCGACGCATTTGGGGAGGATCGCATTAATGGACGTCCATCCTACTTTGCCGATTTTCTTCAATTTATGAACGGGATCACGGAGCGCGAAGATCCGATTGTTGTAATCGCCACGACCAATCACTTGGAGTTGTTAGATGCTGCTATTAAAAACCGCCCGGTTCGGTTTAACCGAAAGTACGAATTCAATAAACCGACGAACCCTGAAATCTCTGTGATGGTTGACCGTTGGTTTGGCGCCAAGACGATCGATCATCGTCTCCACAAGCTTTGCTATGACCGTGGTCTCACCGGTGCGCACATCCGGGAGATCCATCGCACCGCCATGACCATTGCCGCGAAAGATAAGAAGGAACTGGCAGACGTTTTCGCTACCGCCGTCGAAGTAGTGTCGAAGCACTTCATTACGGAGTGGAAACCGCTCGGCTTTGCCTCAAGCACTGGGAAGGCAGGAGGATAG
- the queC gene encoding 7-cyano-7-deazaguanine synthase QueC, with amino-acid sequence MKTVVIFSGGMDSTILVYDLIARGDTVKVLSVDYGQRHAKEIVCAKGIAAQLGIEHRVADLRSITPLLAGSSLTSADIAVPEGHYAEDNMKATVVPNRNMIMLAVATGWAISMRFDAVAFGAHSGDHTIYPDCRPEFASLMDSAIRLADWNEVRLIRPFVGQTKAELAKRGAELKVPFERTWSCYKGGEFHCGVCGTCVERREAFHLAGLADPTTYDTKAPTVAMMVRDNWRITA; translated from the coding sequence ATGAAAACCGTCGTCATTTTTTCCGGCGGAATGGACTCCACCATATTGGTCTACGACCTTATCGCCAGAGGCGACACCGTTAAGGTGCTTTCGGTCGATTACGGCCAGCGCCATGCCAAAGAGATCGTTTGTGCCAAGGGCATCGCGGCGCAACTGGGCATCGAGCACCGCGTGGCCGACCTTCGCAGTATCACCCCCCTCCTGGCGGGCAGCAGCCTTACCTCGGCCGATATTGCAGTTCCAGAAGGACACTACGCTGAGGATAACATGAAGGCGACGGTAGTTCCGAACCGCAATATGATCATGCTCGCGGTGGCGACTGGTTGGGCCATTTCCATGCGCTTTGACGCGGTGGCATTCGGGGCGCATAGCGGCGATCATACCATTTACCCTGACTGCCGCCCGGAGTTTGCCTCGCTGATGGATTCAGCGATCCGACTCGCGGACTGGAACGAGGTAAGATTGATCCGTCCCTTTGTTGGCCAGACAAAAGCCGAACTGGCGAAACGCGGCGCCGAACTGAAGGTTCCATTCGAACGCACGTGGTCGTGCTACAAGGGTGGCGAGTTCCATTGCGGAGTATGCGGCACCTGCGTGGAACGTCGCGAAGCATTCCATCTCGCCGGACTCGCTGACCCTACGACCTACGACACCAAGGCGCCAACCGTCGCGATGATGGTCCGCGACAACTGGAGAATCACGGCATGA
- a CDS encoding NADAR family protein — MEPSRILFSKLRGPYRLLPNFAPTAVSIDEVLWTSVEHYYQAQKFSQLFYQDLIKKAPTAWDAAKLGRQHPDKYRSDWESIKITVMHLALRAKARQHAQVAELLLASGDAVLIEESKHDAFWGNGPDGMGQNHLGRLWMIVRDEIRGAREEVELSWPNRILFPLSEELVPSNTRIRDAMIRSLHEGRVTPKEPFLSGTYRRKITKNGYLRIPRYWLLQWDNDVKAVFKKMAIRLPAVNQVMKWRISVFPKDDDAIVALETAKYADKCDQSRGYCEWLPGCYRATITSRKGYMKLDAPVLRALLTHGNEVELMGNMSLIRLYQQGAKERQIRRGYLEMKDLLGEDKPSLYQ; from the coding sequence ATGGAGCCTAGCCGCATACTTTTTTCCAAGCTGCGTGGCCCGTATCGGCTGCTACCCAATTTTGCACCTACTGCTGTATCAATAGACGAGGTGCTTTGGACAAGTGTTGAACACTACTACCAGGCCCAGAAGTTTAGCCAACTGTTCTACCAGGACCTAATCAAGAAGGCGCCTACTGCTTGGGATGCGGCAAAGCTTGGCCGCCAACATCCTGATAAGTATCGATCCGACTGGGAGAGTATCAAAATTACGGTTATGCATCTGGCGCTTCGAGCGAAAGCTAGGCAACACGCTCAAGTGGCTGAATTACTTTTGGCCTCTGGAGATGCAGTTTTGATCGAAGAGTCCAAACACGATGCCTTTTGGGGAAATGGACCCGATGGTATGGGTCAAAATCACCTCGGCAGACTGTGGATGATCGTCAGGGACGAGATCCGCGGTGCTAGGGAAGAAGTTGAGCTTAGTTGGCCGAATCGGATCCTATTCCCATTATCCGAGGAATTAGTCCCTAGCAATACGCGCATCAGGGACGCAATGATCCGTAGTTTACATGAAGGAAGAGTCACTCCTAAGGAACCGTTTCTATCGGGAACTTACCGGAGGAAAATCACAAAGAATGGCTACTTGAGGATACCCCGGTATTGGTTGCTACAATGGGACAACGACGTTAAAGCTGTGTTCAAGAAGATGGCGATTCGATTGCCTGCTGTTAACCAAGTTATGAAGTGGAGGATTTCGGTGTTTCCAAAGGATGACGATGCCATCGTAGCGCTGGAGACGGCAAAGTATGCTGACAAATGCGATCAGAGTAGGGGCTACTGCGAGTGGTTACCTGGCTGTTACCGGGCGACCATAACCTCTCGTAAGGGCTACATGAAGCTCGATGCTCCCGTGCTGAGAGCGCTGTTGACCCATGGCAATGAGGTAGAGCTCATGGGAAACATGAGTCTGATTCGACTTTACCAACAGGGCGCCAAGGAAAGGCAGATCAGACGGGGTTACCTCGAAATGAAGGACCTGCTCGGCGAGGATAAACCTAGTTTATACCAGTAG
- a CDS encoding NUDIX hydrolase, which yields MSFTYKHPHPAVTVDGVVFGFDEADLKLLLVRRKSEPCKGAWALPGGFVALHEGLEEAARRELREETGIGELYLEQLYTFGDPKRDPRERVISVAYYALVKLAEHSVRADSDAAEVAWFPVAELPELAFDHERIVEIGLKRLKAKVRYEPIGFELLPEKFTLGELQRLYETVLEQDLDKRNFRKKILGMELLEALDEYQQDVAHRAAQYYRFNHQRYEQLRKRGFNFEL from the coding sequence ATGAGCTTCACCTATAAACACCCCCATCCCGCGGTTACGGTCGACGGCGTCGTGTTCGGATTTGATGAGGCGGACCTGAAGCTTTTGCTCGTTCGCAGAAAAAGTGAGCCCTGCAAAGGGGCGTGGGCCCTGCCGGGAGGATTCGTGGCGCTCCACGAGGGCCTCGAAGAGGCGGCGCGACGCGAGTTGCGGGAAGAGACCGGCATTGGAGAACTTTATCTCGAACAGCTCTACACGTTCGGGGATCCGAAACGCGATCCGCGCGAACGGGTTATAAGCGTTGCATACTATGCTTTGGTCAAACTTGCCGAGCACAGTGTGCGGGCTGATTCTGATGCTGCGGAGGTTGCATGGTTTCCCGTTGCCGAGTTGCCGGAACTTGCGTTTGACCACGAACGGATTGTGGAAATCGGGCTCAAGCGCCTCAAAGCGAAGGTGCGGTATGAGCCGATCGGCTTCGAGTTGCTGCCAGAGAAATTCACTTTGGGCGAATTGCAGCGACTCTACGAAACCGTGCTAGAGCAAGACCTGGATAAACGGAATTTCCGCAAAAAGATCCTCGGCATGGAACTCCTCGAAGCGCTTGACGAGTATCAGCAAGATGTAGCCCACCGGGCCGCCCAATACTATCGCTTCAATCACCAGCGTTACGAGCAGCTCAGAAAACGCGGTTTCAATTTCGAGCTCTAG
- a CDS encoding AAA family ATPase: MKRGLVIGKFCPLHKGHQLLIETALAETEELHIWSWSQPEFPEFHPALREHWLRSLYPTAKTIIFTPQNLLKLCPELELPLNNAADDVHQQFVARLWDRLIRLPLHSVHTSELYGEPLVSTLNRMLRQEETVFHRLVNLPRDRMPVSGRQLRSRWSPELLHPFVAVTTERRVVFLGAESTGKTILSEWAARELGGVAIPEYGRALWEQKRGTLDLADMLAIATKQVADEEQAPHPWRFCDTSPLTTLFYSEAMFGHADPRLVELSHRRYDLTFLCLADFPMVQDGTRQDESFRRKQEAWYRSTLQERDIHYITLAGDLAHRQEIIRTNFHEIPPIRPDRGVLHSRFRTGAD, translated from the coding sequence ATGAAACGCGGTCTCGTCATCGGCAAATTCTGTCCCCTGCACAAGGGTCATCAACTGCTGATCGAGACGGCGCTCGCTGAGACAGAAGAACTTCATATCTGGAGTTGGTCACAGCCGGAATTTCCAGAATTTCACCCTGCGCTGCGCGAGCATTGGCTGCGCAGTCTATATCCAACGGCGAAGACTATTATCTTCACTCCGCAGAATCTACTGAAACTTTGCCCCGAACTCGAACTGCCACTGAACAACGCCGCGGACGACGTGCACCAGCAGTTCGTTGCTCGTCTCTGGGATCGACTAATCAGGCTGCCGCTGCATTCGGTGCATACAAGCGAGCTGTACGGTGAGCCCCTTGTCTCAACGCTCAACAGGATGCTCCGGCAGGAGGAAACGGTTTTCCATCGTCTCGTTAACTTGCCAAGGGATCGGATGCCGGTCTCGGGCCGGCAATTAAGAAGCCGCTGGTCACCCGAGTTGCTGCATCCATTCGTGGCAGTGACGACGGAGCGCAGGGTGGTGTTCCTGGGAGCAGAATCCACCGGCAAGACTATCCTATCGGAATGGGCGGCGCGGGAGCTGGGCGGCGTGGCGATCCCGGAATATGGGCGCGCACTCTGGGAACAAAAGAGAGGCACGCTCGACTTAGCGGATATGCTGGCGATCGCCACGAAGCAGGTCGCCGACGAGGAACAAGCGCCCCATCCTTGGCGTTTTTGCGATACCTCTCCCTTGACTACTCTATTTTACAGCGAAGCTATGTTTGGCCATGCGGATCCGCGGCTAGTGGAGCTTAGCCATCGTCGCTATGACCTGACGTTTCTTTGCCTCGCAGACTTTCCGATGGTCCAGGACGGGACCCGCCAAGATGAGAGCTTTCGGCGAAAGCAGGAAGCGTGGTACCGAAGCACACTGCAGGAGCGAGATATTCACTATATCACACTGGCCGGCGATTTGGCGCACCGGCAGGAGATCATTCGTACCAATTTTCATGAAATACCACCTATTCGCCCTGATCGCGGCGTCCTTCATTCCCGTTTTCGCACAGGAGCGGATTGA
- a CDS encoding 6-pyruvoyl trahydropterin synthase family protein, with translation MSNTTCKKVYTDIPWAHRQHRHDGHCAFIHGHNWSIGVTFGCTQLDENGFVVDFGKLKFLKDWINDRLDHACVFNREDPLKEALVAVGGAKAWKIYVVECCSCEGMAKHIFEVFDELIRQYTQDRAYVVSVEVVEDSKNSARYTGDL, from the coding sequence ATGAGCAATACGACCTGCAAAAAAGTCTATACGGATATTCCTTGGGCGCACCGTCAGCATCGTCACGACGGGCACTGTGCATTTATTCACGGGCATAATTGGAGTATCGGGGTGACTTTCGGTTGCACACAGTTGGATGAGAACGGGTTTGTCGTTGATTTCGGAAAACTCAAATTTCTCAAAGATTGGATCAATGACCGACTTGATCATGCTTGCGTGTTCAATCGAGAAGATCCGCTAAAGGAAGCGCTAGTAGCAGTAGGGGGTGCCAAGGCTTGGAAAATCTATGTTGTGGAATGTTGTTCGTGCGAGGGTATGGCAAAGCACATCTTTGAGGTGTTTGACGAATTAATCCGGCAGTATACGCAAGACCGGGCATATGTTGTCTCCGTCGAGGTTGTCGAAGACTCGAAAAATTCTGCACGATACACTGGTGATCTCTAG
- a CDS encoding helix-turn-helix transcriptional regulator — protein MYLRNATNRYVPTNITRFPSRTKGILIAGETYYSVIDVLKVLRVSRQTLWNWRKRELIPAGSRLRKRVVFSATDLEAISAYAAKLEPVEFGGRRQLKLHLP, from the coding sequence ATGTATTTACGTAACGCGACAAATCGTTACGTGCCCACTAACATCACTAGATTTCCAAGTCGTACGAAGGGAATCTTGATTGCAGGGGAGACCTACTACTCGGTCATCGACGTGCTGAAAGTCTTGAGGGTTTCCAGGCAAACACTCTGGAACTGGCGTAAACGCGAACTGATTCCTGCCGGCAGTCGGCTGCGCAAACGGGTGGTTTTCAGTGCAACCGATCTGGAGGCGATTTCCGCTTACGCAGCAAAGTTGGAACCAGTGGAATTCGGGGGCCGCCGGCAACTCAAACTCCACCTACCATGA
- a CDS encoding TonB-dependent receptor domain-containing protein, translating into MKYHLFALIAASFIPVFAQERIELPRYDVYGQSLGAVAGEVSDSHVFGSGLGLLDTPRSVTFLPNELLADGGIRTFDRLLTLAPNVQMPSSFGHAATPNIRGDLTEILTNDQRRTANAFGFKPSFNAMEDLVVVRGPAPVVVGPGFYSGGYLNFLTKMPSFSGQFSRISLELGAWSPTTHSWSMGRVQWDENRPLSPTSAIRVSFEAQKDETWYHRNGGRDDSTDLYAVFTKLLPTGHWSLVLQHQWQAAPETVGVNRVTKDLLSNHRYLRGTVTDPRDFTEVPSGPLVDWERSNTIMSRGDLSNANIYFAQSLLAVHLADAELKNNTFLEVVNRKRYNQWEYSEYAQQTTLENRTEWSKESDGVTTLMGVTERYEWRRAFTNYSNIFFNAFDILDGTHHYNAAEAFPDAIVLGTPGPDGRLFFGPTDFVPETSESTLGNGAAFAQQKRRWGSFQLLYGARGDYYAVEAHDPLAGLVRAHGQFGAASYNASFLWTPRPYWTAYATYNRTSAVNASVSGGAITQDPYNDFRIASANFHSKSDLWEVGLRNSVKNRQLSLVGFWQNRQQNNFYTNTPSDIAVRGMEAEYVVSAKPWYASANLTYMEGNYRDSWPFEYEGVGSPTVAGPGNYRIPGLSRLYANVTLGYAWNTNWKTQVMVRSQDRQNANLAGTMHIPAQYCIDATVTYSRPNFSMQLGVMNLTDQKNWVHNGDPYADNLIVGEELPLRIVLCLTRTFK; encoded by the coding sequence ATGAAATACCACCTATTCGCCCTGATCGCGGCGTCCTTCATTCCCGTTTTCGCACAGGAGCGGATTGAACTTCCCCGCTACGATGTCTACGGGCAATCGCTCGGGGCAGTCGCCGGAGAGGTATCGGACTCACATGTGTTTGGGTCGGGCTTAGGACTCTTGGACACTCCACGGTCGGTCACCTTTCTGCCAAATGAATTGTTGGCGGATGGAGGTATCCGTACCTTCGATCGGCTGCTCACTTTGGCTCCGAACGTGCAAATGCCATCCAGTTTTGGCCACGCAGCGACCCCCAATATACGTGGCGATCTCACCGAGATCCTCACGAACGATCAGCGACGAACCGCGAATGCTTTCGGCTTTAAGCCATCCTTTAACGCGATGGAGGACTTAGTCGTCGTACGTGGGCCGGCCCCGGTGGTGGTGGGGCCCGGATTCTATAGCGGTGGGTATTTGAATTTTCTGACGAAAATGCCCTCGTTCTCCGGTCAATTCTCAAGAATTTCGCTGGAATTGGGTGCCTGGTCTCCAACCACTCATTCCTGGTCCATGGGACGCGTGCAATGGGATGAAAACCGGCCGCTCTCTCCGACTTCAGCAATTCGCGTCTCCTTTGAGGCGCAGAAAGATGAGACTTGGTACCACCGAAATGGAGGCAGGGACGATTCCACCGACCTCTATGCGGTCTTCACGAAACTGCTTCCGACCGGCCACTGGAGCCTTGTATTGCAGCATCAATGGCAAGCGGCACCGGAAACTGTCGGCGTAAACCGCGTCACGAAGGATCTCCTGAGCAACCATCGCTACCTGCGTGGCACAGTAACCGATCCCCGCGATTTCACCGAGGTTCCATCAGGTCCATTGGTGGATTGGGAGCGCAGCAACACGATTATGTCTCGCGGGGATCTCAGCAACGCTAACATCTATTTCGCCCAGAGCCTTCTTGCTGTGCACCTGGCTGATGCTGAATTGAAAAACAACACTTTCCTTGAGGTGGTTAATCGCAAGCGCTACAATCAGTGGGAATATTCAGAATACGCACAGCAAACGACTTTAGAAAATCGCACAGAGTGGAGCAAGGAGAGCGACGGGGTAACCACGCTGATGGGTGTCACGGAACGCTATGAATGGCGCCGCGCCTTCACCAACTATTCCAATATTTTCTTCAATGCCTTCGATATCCTCGATGGAACCCATCACTACAATGCCGCCGAAGCATTTCCCGACGCCATCGTTCTAGGTACACCTGGGCCGGACGGGCGTTTGTTTTTCGGGCCGACGGATTTCGTGCCGGAGACTAGCGAATCGACACTCGGCAATGGCGCCGCCTTCGCTCAGCAGAAGCGTCGCTGGGGGAGCTTCCAGTTGCTGTATGGCGCCCGTGGCGATTACTATGCAGTCGAAGCGCACGATCCGCTCGCAGGTCTCGTGCGTGCGCATGGGCAATTTGGCGCTGCCAGCTACAATGCAAGCTTCCTCTGGACCCCGCGGCCATACTGGACCGCATATGCGACCTATAACCGAACGTCCGCGGTCAACGCCAGTGTAAGCGGGGGAGCGATAACGCAGGATCCTTACAACGACTTTCGCATCGCATCTGCCAATTTTCACAGCAAGAGCGATCTTTGGGAGGTGGGCCTGCGCAATTCCGTCAAGAATCGTCAGCTTTCCCTCGTCGGCTTCTGGCAAAATCGCCAGCAAAACAATTTCTACACGAACACCCCCAGTGACATCGCTGTCCGGGGCATGGAGGCAGAGTATGTTGTGTCGGCCAAGCCTTGGTATGCATCTGCAAATCTTACCTATATGGAGGGCAACTACCGAGACTCTTGGCCATTTGAGTATGAAGGTGTCGGCTCCCCAACCGTGGCTGGTCCCGGCAACTACCGGATCCCGGGGTTATCCCGCCTGTATGCCAATGTCACCCTGGGTTATGCCTGGAACACGAATTGGAAGACGCAGGTCATGGTGCGATCGCAGGACCGACAAAATGCTAATCTTGCTGGGACCATGCATATTCCTGCGCAGTATTGCATCGACGCGACGGTTACCTACTCGCGTCCCAACTTCTCGATGCAGCTGGGCGTCATGAATCTTACGGATCAAAAGAACTGGGTTCACAATGGGGACCCCTATGCGGACAATCTCATCGTAGGTGAAGAACTGCCGCTTCGGATTGTCCTGTGCCTGACCCGAACCTTTAAATGA
- a CDS encoding 7-carboxy-7-deazaguanine synthase QueE: protein MSTLPIYETFYAWQGEGCHMGRAAFFIRTFGCPVKCPWCDSAGTWHPDWVPEKIERFSADELADRAVAHRAEFAVITGGEPTIHDLTELTAALHRRDLPTHLETSGSFPIKGDFDWITVSPKWAKLPLPENLRRANEIKLIIEDGESVEKWRAQVSPLTAGQVVWLHPEWSKREDPAVMNSISVTVKTQGHPFRAGYQLHRVYNVDSLDSGARPIIPLGGNLEIGY, encoded by the coding sequence GTGAGCACTCTTCCCATCTACGAAACGTTTTATGCCTGGCAGGGCGAAGGCTGCCACATGGGTCGAGCGGCGTTTTTCATCCGTACCTTCGGTTGCCCAGTGAAGTGCCCGTGGTGTGATTCGGCCGGGACCTGGCACCCCGATTGGGTCCCGGAAAAGATCGAGCGATTTTCTGCTGACGAACTGGCAGATCGCGCCGTGGCGCACCGGGCAGAATTCGCGGTGATTACCGGTGGCGAGCCGACTATCCATGACCTCACTGAACTCACCGCCGCCCTGCATCGACGCGACTTGCCGACGCATTTGGAGACCAGTGGGAGTTTCCCAATCAAGGGCGATTTCGACTGGATCACAGTAAGCCCCAAGTGGGCGAAGTTGCCCCTTCCGGAAAATCTTCGCCGGGCCAATGAGATTAAGCTGATCATCGAAGATGGAGAGAGTGTGGAGAAATGGCGGGCCCAGGTTTCACCACTGACGGCAGGCCAAGTGGTCTGGTTGCATCCCGAATGGTCGAAGCGTGAAGACCCTGCGGTGATGAATTCAATTTCGGTTACCGTGAAGACGCAGGGTCACCCCTTCCGCGCCGGCTATCAGTTGCATCGAGTCTACAATGTAGACAGCCTAGATTCAGGTGCCCGCCCGATTATTCCTCTGGGCGGCAACCTGGAGATAGGCTACTGA
- the pnuC gene encoding nicotinamide riboside transporter PnuC, whose amino-acid sequence MSITEPIVWEFLPAWIQVSPCELVGAVFGFASVYLTIKNRVWLWPTGIISVLAYAWLFRAIKLYPDMVLQVLFFLLSVQGWIRWRREPDADAAIRILTPRQGLLLLAGIGIAYSLTGASFAYLTSSSMPWWDSAILVLSLFAQALLTFHFRENWYLWITVDLIALYVYAVKDLRLTLILYALFLAMAILGCISWHKKSAGRSSRR is encoded by the coding sequence ATGAGTATTACCGAGCCGATCGTGTGGGAATTTCTTCCCGCCTGGATTCAAGTTTCCCCCTGTGAACTTGTCGGTGCGGTATTTGGTTTCGCAAGCGTCTACCTGACGATAAAGAACCGCGTCTGGCTTTGGCCGACAGGTATCATAAGTGTGCTTGCCTATGCCTGGCTGTTCCGGGCGATTAAGCTGTACCCGGACATGGTGCTGCAGGTGCTTTTCTTTCTATTGTCGGTCCAAGGGTGGATTCGCTGGAGGCGCGAGCCTGACGCTGATGCAGCTATCCGCATTCTGACCCCCCGTCAGGGACTGCTCCTGCTAGCCGGCATTGGAATTGCCTACAGCCTTACTGGGGCATCCTTCGCTTACCTGACGAGTTCTTCGATGCCGTGGTGGGACAGCGCGATCTTGGTGCTAAGCCTGTTCGCTCAGGCGCTCCTCACGTTTCATTTCCGCGAAAACTGGTATCTTTGGATCACGGTCGATTTAATCGCGCTCTACGTATACGCTGTGAAGGATCTACGCCTGACGCTTATCTTATATGCCTTGTTCTTGGCTATGGCCATCCTTGGGTGCATCTCCTGGCACAAGAAAAGCGCCGGAAGAAGTAGCAGGCGCTAG